From the genome of Impatiens glandulifera chromosome 9, dImpGla2.1, whole genome shotgun sequence, one region includes:
- the LOC124913714 gene encoding uncharacterized protein LOC124913714 encodes MGCGQFGSALAICIVLMIIVSIPVSAQSPSLSDCAIERKNGIKACKGVIFGQFPSAYCCKLVRTFHFECACPVFDAKLAALLDVKKASKVLRDCHRAVPRGLKCGSLYFP; translated from the exons ATGGGGTGTGGCCAGTTTGGATCAGCTCTAGCCATATGCATAGTTTTGATGATAATTGTATCGATCCCGGTCTCAGCTCAGAGCCCGAGCCTAAGTGACTGCGctatagagagaaaaaatggcATAAAAGCATGTAAGGGAGTGATTTTCGGACAATTTCCTTCTGCCTACTGTTGTAAGCTTGTTAGAACTTTTCACTTTGAATGTGCTTGTCCCGTCTTCGATGCTAAGCTGGCTGCTCTTCTCGATGTCAAAAAGGCATCGAAGGTCCTAAGAGACTGTCATCGGGCTGTCCCACGCGGATTGAAGTGTGGAA GCTTATATTTTCCATGA